In the genome of Cryptomeria japonica chromosome 8, Sugi_1.0, whole genome shotgun sequence, one region contains:
- the LOC131078553 gene encoding protein TOPLESS-RELATED PROTEIN 2 has product MTSLSRELVFLILQFLDEEKFKETVHKLEQESGYFFNMKYFEDQVQAGDWEEVERYLSGFTKVDDNRYSMKIFFEIRKQKYLEALDKQDRAKAVDILVKDLKVFSSFNEELFKEITQLLTLENFRENEQLSKYGESKSARNVMLMELKKLIEANPHFRDKLQFPGLKASRLRTLINQSLNWQHQLCKNPRPNPDIKTLFVDHTCAPPNGARAPTPSNNPLVGALPKGATFPIAPHGVNQLPFQPTGAPSASSLGWMASQNPSAPHPAVAPGPVSLTPPPNAVAFLKRPRTPLSNGPAVDYQSADSEHLMKPLRTGQSDEVNYSGPHTMYSQDDLPKTVAKTLNQGSNVMSMDFHPQQQTILLVGTIVGDIAIWEVASREKLAQRTFKVWDISACSMPMQAALLKDPAVSVNRCIWSPDGQVLGVAFSKHIVHIYSYQGANDLRQHLEIDAHVGGVNDIAFSHPGKQLCIITCGDDKTIKVWDAVAGRKQYTFEGHEAPVYSVCPHHKESIQFIFSTAIDGKIKAWLYDLLGSRVDYDAPGLWCTTMAYSADGTRLFSCGTSKEGESFLVEWNESEGAIKRTYSGFRKRSLGVVQFDTTKNRFLAAGDEFLIKFWDMDNINILTTTEAEGGLQASPRIRFNKDGNLLAVTTSDNGIKILANADGLRLIRMLESRAFEATRVPTEAKAPIANIMPAAVNAPSAHSGAMERTERIPPAVSMNGFNSIDSNRTTDVKPRLLEDLTDKNKNWKLTEITDQVQCKSLRLPDVMHSSKVTRLIYTNSGISVLALASNALHKLWKWPRNERNPSGKSTANIQPQMWQPASGIVMTNDIGGTNPEEVDACIALSKNDSYVMSASGGKVSLFNMMTFKVMTTFMAPPPAATFLAFHPQDNNIIAIGMEDSTIQIYNVRVDEVKTKLKGHQKKITGLAFSHSLNVLVSSGADAQLCFWSIDRWEKQKSKFIQVQPGRSSPPVGDTRVQFHNDQVHLLVVHESQLAIYNASKFDRLRYWTPHDSLSAPISSAIYSCDSLLVFAGFCDGAVGVFDAESLRPRCRIAPSAYLASGMNGVYPLVIASHPSEPNQFALGMTDGGVHVIEPSESEGKWGVGPPPDNGTIGSNPTLSNQGSEPAPR; this is encoded by the exons ATGACTTCTTTGAGCAGGGAACTGGTGTTCCTAATCTTGCAGTTTCTGGATGAAGAGAAGTTCAAGGAAACTGTACACAA ATTGGAGCAAGAATCTGGGTATTTTTTCAACATGAAGTACTTTGAGGATCAAGTACAGGCAGGGGATTGGGAAGAGGTGGAAAGATACCTGTCTGGTTTCACAAAGGTGGATGACAATCGATAttccatgaaaattttctttgagaTCAGAAAACAGAAATATCTAGAGGCACTTGACAA ACAAGATCGGGCAAAGGCTGTGGACATACTAGTGAAGGATCTCAAAGTATTTTCTTCTTTCAATGAAGAGCTATTCAAGGAGATCACACAGCTTCTTACTCTGGAAAACTTCAG GGAAAATGAGCAGCTGTCTAAATATGGggagtccaaatctgcaagaaacgtTATGCTGATGGAACTTAAGAAATTGATAGAGGCTAATCCCCACTTTCGTGACAAGCTCCAATTTCCTGGCCTTAAAGCCTCCCGTCTCAGAACTCTCATAAATCAAAG TCTTAACTGGCAGCATCAGCTTTGTAAGAACCCTCGACCCAATCCTGATATAAAGACACTATTTGTAGATCATACTTGTGCACCTCCTAATGGAGCTCGAGCACCAACTCCTTCAAATAACCCTCTTGTCGGGGCACTCCCAAAAGGAGCAACCTTTCCTATCGCACCCCATGGTGTGAATCAGCTG CCATTTCAACCCACGGGTGCTCCTTCTGCTAGTTCTCTGGGGTGGATGGCAAGTCAAAATCCTTCTGCTCCACACCCTGCAGTAGCTCCTGGGCCTGTCTCTCTTACACCACCGCCAAATGCAG TTGCTTTTCTGAAACGGCCTAGAACTCCACTTTCAAATGGTCCTGCAGTTGACTATCAGTCTGCTGATTCTGAGCATCTTATGAAACCTCTTCGAACTGGACAATCTGATGAG GTGAACTATTCGGGTCCTCATACCATGTACTCACAAGATGACCTTCCCAAGACGGTGGCAAAAACCCTCAATCAGGGTTCAAATGTCATGAGTATGGATTTTCATCCTCAGCAGCAAACAATTCTATTAG TTGGAACAATTGTTGGTGACATTGCAATTTGGGAGGTAGCATCTAGGGAAAAGTTAGCTCAAAGGACCTTTAAAGTTTGGGACATTTCTGCCTGCTCAATGCCAATGCAG GCGGCCCTATTAAAAGATCCAGCTGTATCAGTGAACCGTTGTATCTGGAGCCCAGATGGACAAGTACTTG GTGTTGCCTTTTCTAAGCATATTGTCCATATATATTCTTATCAAGGGGCAAATGATTTGAGGCAGCATCTAGAG ATTGATGCACACGTTGGAGGTGTGAATGATATTGCATTTTCTCACCCTGGAAAGCAGCTGTGCATTATCACATGTGGGGATGACAAGACTATCAAG GTATGGGATGCAGTAGCTGGTCGAAAACAATATACATTTGAAGGCCATGAAGCACCTGTATATTCAGTTTGTCCTCACCACAAAGAAAGTATCCAG TTCATTTTCTCTACAGCCATTGATGGAAAGATCAAAGCTTGGCTGTATGATCTTTTGGGATCTAGAGTTGATTATGATGCCCCTGGGCTATGGTGCACAACAATGGCTTACAGTGCTGATGGAACACG GCTTTTCTCTTGTGGAACAAGTAAAGAAGGTGAATCGTTCTTGGTTGAGTGGAATGAAAGTGAAGGAGCAATTAAGAGAACTTATTCTGGTTTCCGAAAGCGTTCCTTGGGTGTTGTACAGTTCGATACAACAAAGAATCGCTTCTTGGCAGCCGGAGATGAATTTCTAATTAAGTTCTGGGATATGGATAACATTAATATTTTGACAACTACTGAGGCCGAGGGTGGTTTACAA GCTAGCCCACGCATTCGTTTCAACAAAGATGGTAACTTGCTAGCAGTCACAACAAGTGATAATGGCATCAAGATATTAGCTAATGCAGATGGACTTCGCTTAATTCGTATGTTGGAGAGTAGAGCCTTTGAAGCAACTAGGGTTCCTACAGAGGCAAAG GCTCCAATTGCAAACATTATGCCTGCTGCAGTAAATGCACCCAGTGCCCATTCTGGTGCAATGGAACGCACAGAGAGAATTCCACCAGCGGTGTCTATGAATGGCTTT AATAGTATAGACAGCAATCGAACAACAGATGTTAAGCCAAGGCTTTTAGAGGATTTGACAGACAAGAACAAGAATTGGAAATTGACTGAGATTACTGATCAAGTGCAGTGTAAGTCTCTCCGGTTACCAGATGTGATGCATTCAAGCAAG GTTACAAGACTGATATACACCAATTCTGGTATTTCCGTTTTAGCATTGGCATCAAATGCACTCCACAAACTGTGGAAATGGCCACGGAATGAGCGGAATCCATCTGGAAAG TCTACTGCCAACATTCAACCGCAGATGTGGCAGCCagctagtgggattgttatgactAATGATATTGGTGGCACGAATCCTGAAGAAGTTGATGCTTGCATAGCTTTGTCTAAGAATGATTCCTATGTAATGTCTGCCTCTGGTGGAAAGGTCTCCTTGTTTAATATGATGACATTCAAG GTTATGACTACTTTCATGGCGCCTCCTCCTGCAGCTACTTTTCTGGCTTTTCACCCCCAGGATAATAATATCATTGCAATTGGGATGGAAGATTCAACAATCCAGATATACAATGTTCGAGTTGATGAG GTAAAAACAAAGCTTAAGGGCCACCAAAAGAAAATTACAGGTTTGGCATTTTCACATTCTTTGAATGTGTTGGTATCCTCTGGGGCCGATGCCCAG CTATGTTTCTGGAGCATAGATAGATGGGAgaagcaaaaatcaaaatttatacaAGTACAGCCAGGAAGATCATCACCACCTGTTGGGGATACAAGAGTACAGTTCCATAATGATCAAGTTCACTTGTTGGTTGTTCATGAGAGCCAGCTTGCTATATATAATGCTTCTAAGTTCGACCGTTTGCGTTAT TGGACACCTCACGATTCTCTATCTGCTCCCATTTCAAGTGCGATATATTCATGTGACAGCCTCCTAGTATTTGCAGGCTTCTGTGATGGTGCAGTAGGTGTATTTGATGCTGAGAGCTTGAGGCCACGCTGTCGTATTGCACCTTCTGCATATTTAGCTTCAGGCATGAATGG TGTCTATCCTCTAGTAATTGCATCACATCCATCTGAACCAAATCAGTTTGCTCTTGGAATGACTGATGGAGGAGTTCATGTCATTGAACCTTCAGAATCAGAAGGAAAGTGGGGTGTGGGACCTCCTCCAGATAATGGTACTATTGGATCAAATCCAACATTAAGCAATCAAGGTTCAGAACCAGCTCCAAGGTAG